In Flavivirga abyssicola, the following are encoded in one genomic region:
- a CDS encoding glycoside hydrolase family 2 TIM barrel-domain containing protein, translated as MKSNNTFKFRLAIFLLILGVFPDTIKSQTITINSGWQFVLGERTSNDWQTINIPHTWNKDDAFDEVKGYHRGVGWYKKQLYFSKSKENLIHYLYFKGVNQEADVYVNGNHVGNHKGGYTAFNVNISKWIHYNAYNLIEVKVDNSHNPNIPPLDADFTFYGGIYRDVQLISKPKQHISLSDFASEGYYIDYYTISEEKVGIEVKVLIDNFENKSPNNNLKVAILDAENKVVFNKSLKFKSSANASEAINIKFSELYHPKLWSPNSPYLYKLQLQLSDEEHHILDEKRQDIGFRWAHVDADKGFFLNGEPIKLIGVNRHQDYKGYGNAVPLELQKKDIQLIKEMGANVLRNAHYPQSRELYDMCDKLGIIVWSEIPVVNKVTDTKAFFDVSLNMQKEHVKQYYNHTSVVMFGYMNEIFLRLAFDNKSTEVEKENQKKAAVNLAKQLEGLTRKLAPNHITVMAGHLNELYNETGIADLPMLFGWNLYFGWYDKDIPDLGVFLDDQHKRYPNRSLLLSEYGPGADVRIFTNTPKKFDFSTEYQAKLHQSYYEKITERPYMTGMTAWNFADFGSEFRGDAIPHVNQKGLIQFNREPKDIYYWYKSVLNNKESFIHIATTYLDGLTLFDNDTYPVQIYSNQNTGEIFLNGEKLQGVSFKNGVVTVDMPFINGANTIKVVAGPISKEKTTDVIKTKTLDFKAFSRFGMNIGAHFYFADKECQITFVPDRPYEKGKYGYVNGSIFNVSSDKHQGVPYSIKNTVAEPLFQTMLEGCTDYKLDIPNGEYKVSLFFVEPQIKPTENIYNLNAVVETNKSDKEQRIFDIYLNDTCIENQFNMAEQYPEKYGIEKSAIVRIENDKGLTISLKPIVGKPVISGVLIEKIN; from the coding sequence TTGAAATCTAACAACACATTCAAATTTAGACTTGCTATATTCCTTTTAATATTGGGGGTATTTCCAGATACAATAAAATCCCAAACCATTACTATAAATTCTGGGTGGCAGTTTGTTTTAGGCGAAAGAACCTCAAATGATTGGCAAACTATCAACATACCGCATACTTGGAATAAAGATGATGCCTTTGATGAGGTAAAAGGATATCATAGAGGTGTAGGATGGTATAAAAAGCAGCTTTATTTTTCAAAATCAAAAGAAAACTTAATCCATTACCTGTACTTCAAAGGTGTCAATCAAGAAGCAGATGTATATGTTAATGGTAACCATGTAGGTAATCATAAAGGAGGGTACACAGCTTTTAATGTCAATATTTCAAAATGGATACATTACAATGCGTATAATTTAATTGAAGTCAAAGTTGATAACAGTCATAATCCCAATATCCCACCATTAGATGCAGATTTCACCTTTTATGGCGGTATTTATCGTGACGTACAGCTTATTTCGAAACCAAAACAACATATCTCGTTATCTGATTTTGCTTCAGAGGGGTACTATATAGATTACTATACTATTTCAGAAGAAAAAGTAGGCATAGAAGTTAAAGTACTGATCGATAATTTTGAAAATAAATCACCAAACAACAATCTAAAAGTAGCTATTCTTGATGCTGAAAATAAAGTGGTATTTAATAAGAGTTTAAAATTTAAAAGTAGCGCAAATGCCTCAGAAGCTATAAATATTAAATTTTCAGAACTATACCACCCAAAATTATGGTCTCCGAACTCACCATACTTATATAAACTACAACTTCAACTATCAGATGAAGAACACCATATTTTAGACGAAAAAAGACAAGATATAGGCTTTCGATGGGCACATGTAGATGCCGATAAAGGGTTCTTTTTAAATGGAGAACCAATCAAACTTATTGGTGTTAATCGACATCAGGATTATAAAGGCTATGGCAATGCTGTCCCCTTGGAACTCCAGAAAAAGGACATTCAACTTATAAAAGAAATGGGAGCCAATGTACTTAGAAATGCACATTATCCACAGTCACGGGAGTTGTATGACATGTGTGATAAACTAGGCATTATAGTGTGGTCTGAAATTCCTGTAGTTAATAAAGTAACAGATACCAAAGCCTTTTTCGACGTTAGTTTAAATATGCAAAAAGAGCATGTGAAACAATATTATAATCATACATCAGTAGTGATGTTTGGTTATATGAATGAAATCTTTTTAAGATTAGCCTTCGATAATAAATCCACCGAAGTCGAAAAGGAAAACCAGAAAAAAGCCGCTGTAAATTTAGCGAAGCAATTAGAGGGATTAACACGTAAGTTAGCCCCCAATCACATCACAGTTATGGCGGGGCATTTAAACGAATTGTATAATGAAACCGGTATCGCCGATTTACCGATGTTATTCGGTTGGAACTTATATTTTGGATGGTATGATAAAGACATCCCGGATTTAGGTGTTTTTTTAGATGATCAACATAAAAGATATCCAAACCGGTCTCTTTTACTCTCGGAGTATGGACCTGGAGCCGATGTTAGAATTTTTACAAATACACCCAAAAAATTTGATTTCTCCACAGAATATCAAGCCAAATTGCACCAATCCTATTATGAGAAAATCACAGAAAGACCGTATATGACAGGGATGACAGCTTGGAATTTCGCCGATTTTGGTTCGGAATTTCGTGGTGATGCCATACCACACGTTAATCAAAAAGGCTTAATACAATTTAATCGGGAGCCCAAGGATATATACTATTGGTATAAATCAGTTTTAAACAACAAAGAATCGTTCATACATATTGCCACTACTTATTTGGATGGTTTAACACTGTTTGATAACGACACATATCCCGTTCAAATATATTCAAATCAGAATACAGGAGAGATTTTTTTAAACGGGGAAAAGCTTCAGGGTGTGTCATTTAAAAATGGTGTTGTAACTGTCGATATGCCGTTTATAAATGGTGCAAACACTATAAAAGTAGTAGCAGGGCCAATATCCAAAGAAAAAACGACTGACGTGATAAAAACAAAAACCTTAGATTTTAAAGCCTTTTCTCGTTTTGGAATGAATATAGGTGCTCATTTTTACTTTGCGGATAAAGAATGTCAAATAACATTCGTTCCAGATCGACCTTATGAAAAAGGAAAATATGGATATGTAAATGGCTCCATTTTTAATGTAAGTAGTGATAAGCATCAAGGAGTGCCTTACAGCATTAAAAATACAGTTGCAGAACCCTTATTTCAAACCATGTTGGAAGGGTGTACAGATTATAAATTAGATATTCCCAATGGCGAATATAAAGTCAGTTTATTTTTTGTAGAACCTCAAATAAAACCTACAGAAAATATCTATAATTTGAATGCTGTTGTTGAGACTAATAAAAGTGACAAAGAACAACGCATTTTCGATATTTATTTAAACGATACATGCATAGAAAATCAATTTAATATGGCTGAGCAATACCCGGAAAAATATGGTATCGAAAAATCAGCAATAGTTAGAATTGAAAACGATAAAGGTTTAACGATTTCTTTAAAACCAATTGTAGGCAAACCTGTGATAAGTGGTGTTTTAATCGAAAAAATAAATTGA